One Lentibacillus cibarius DNA window includes the following coding sequences:
- a CDS encoding o-succinylbenzoate--CoA ligase — translation MAEIIPHWLTKQAELAPNKTALELADGTVYTFYELKEKSQSFARKLKRLGVQKESKIGILSANHPDMVIAIHAVSYVGAIAVLLNTRLTSPELDFQVKDAGVTLVIGQDEYNKVNADFYSFSDVWEAAESSAELQTEIDLDASFTIIYTSGTTGFPKGVIHTYGNHWWSATGSMLNLGLANNDKWLAVLPLFHVSGLSILLRSVICGISVHLLETYEKQAVHHAIMNRGVTIVSVVTVMLKDLVDCLGKRRYPKTLRCMLLGGGPAPRSLLEQAKEKHIPVFQSYGMTETASQIVTLSPVDALKRLGSSGKPLFPAQLKINKTDGAIGEILVKGPMVTKGYYNNNEATEKAIADGWLATGDLGYTDNEGFLYVVDRRKDLIISGGENIYPTEIEGVLAAMEAIDEVGVAGKEDDKWGQIPVAFVVVNDTSITTEAIMEFAGQRLAGYKLPKEIYFIEKLPRNASNKLLRDKLL, via the coding sequence ATGGCTGAAATTATACCGCACTGGCTGACGAAGCAGGCTGAGCTAGCTCCAAATAAAACAGCGCTTGAACTAGCGGATGGTACGGTGTATACATTTTATGAACTGAAAGAAAAAAGTCAATCATTCGCACGTAAACTCAAGCGACTTGGGGTACAGAAGGAATCGAAAATTGGTATACTCTCGGCCAATCACCCGGACATGGTCATTGCCATCCATGCTGTAAGTTACGTTGGTGCTATTGCAGTTCTCTTAAATACGCGGTTAACCAGCCCGGAATTGGACTTTCAAGTGAAAGATGCTGGTGTAACTCTGGTCATCGGGCAAGATGAATACAATAAGGTGAATGCCGATTTTTATTCCTTTAGTGATGTATGGGAAGCGGCTGAATCATCGGCAGAACTCCAAACCGAAATTGACTTGGATGCTTCTTTCACAATAATTTATACGTCAGGTACAACCGGTTTTCCCAAAGGTGTGATTCACACGTATGGCAACCATTGGTGGAGTGCGACTGGGTCAATGCTGAACCTGGGACTGGCAAATAACGACAAATGGCTTGCAGTCCTGCCTTTATTCCACGTCAGCGGGTTGTCTATTCTTTTGCGCAGTGTCATATGTGGCATATCGGTGCATTTGCTTGAAACATATGAAAAGCAGGCAGTTCATCATGCGATTATGAATCGCGGTGTCACCATCGTATCAGTTGTCACCGTTATGCTTAAGGATCTTGTCGACTGCCTTGGGAAACGTCGATACCCGAAAACACTCCGTTGCATGCTACTTGGTGGCGGACCCGCGCCGAGGAGTTTACTTGAACAGGCGAAGGAGAAACATATTCCCGTTTTTCAATCGTATGGAATGACGGAAACGGCCTCACAGATTGTAACACTAAGTCCCGTCGATGCATTGAAAAGATTGGGTTCATCCGGCAAGCCACTATTTCCGGCACAATTGAAAATTAACAAAACTGACGGTGCAATTGGTGAGATACTAGTGAAAGGTCCAATGGTCACTAAAGGTTACTATAATAATAATGAAGCTACTGAAAAGGCGATTGCCGATGGATGGCTGGCTACTGGAGATCTAGGTTATACCGATAATGAAGGTTTTTTATATGTTGTTGACCGGAGAAAAGATTTAATCATATCCGGTGGTGAGAATATTTATCCGACGGAAATTGAAGGTGTTTTAGCTGCGATGGAGGCCATTGATGAAGTGGGTGTTGCAGGCAAAGAGGATGATAAGTGGGGACAGATTCCCGTTGCTTTCGTTGTTGTTAATGATACTTCCATTACAACAGAAGCCATTATGGAATTTGCTGGTCAGCGCCTTGCCGGGTATAAGTTACCTAAAGAAATTTACTTCATTGAAAAATTGCCAAGAAATGCATCCAATAAATTGCTTCGGGATAAACTGTTATAG